One genomic segment of Brassica napus cultivar Da-Ae chromosome A3, Da-Ae, whole genome shotgun sequence includes these proteins:
- the LOC106345894 gene encoding probable prefoldin subunit 1 — translation MADEATRTAFLEIQASMIDLTGKLKQVQTQMRNKEGDRKRAYLTLEELRPLPEDTNTYKSIGRTFLLEPKSVLEAEQEQKFKDSEATIASLQTSKENLEKKIAEVENSLRELLQQEPGIARQIMSMSM, via the exons GCTTTTCTAGAGATTCAAGCAAGCATGATCGATCTCACCGGGAAGCTCAAGCAG GTGCAGACTCAGATGCGAAACAAAGAGGGAGATAGAAAACGTGCTTACTTAACCTTGGAGGAGCTACGTCCGTTGCCTGAAGATACAAACACTTACAAGTCTATAG gaagAAC GTTTCTTCTAGAGCCCAAGAGTGTACTAGAGGCTGAACAAGAGCAGAAGTTCAAGGATAGCGAAGCTACAATTGCTTCTCTTCAG ACATCGAAGGAGAACTTGGAGAAGAAGATTGCAGAGGTGGAGAACAGCTTGAGGGAGCTGTTGCAGCAAGAACCTGGCATTGCTCGACAGATTATGTCCATGTCTATGTAA
- the LOC106345893 gene encoding uncharacterized protein LOC106345893, translated as MAESSGKTLMDLISADPTPVPAQSTSSSSASSTPSPAAASAASSMHQPMSTKTTLGEKKSKRATLMQIQSDTISVAKAALNPVKANIMPQRQKQRKKPVSYTQLARSIHELAATLDQKSSQKQLVNHVFPKLAVYNSVDPSLAPSLLMLNQQCEDRNVLRYVYYYLARILSDTGLSPGGGIPTPNWDALADIDAGGGVTRADVVPRIVNQLTSEASNSEVEFHARRLQALKALTYSPSENSELLSKLYEIVFGLLDKVADVPHKRKKGVFGTKGGDKESIIRSNLQYAAMSALRRLPLDPGNPVFLHRAAQGVSFADPVAVRHSLEILAELAARDPYTVAMTLEKLASPAGALQDILHLHDVLARVALARLCHGISRARALDERPDIRAQFNSILYQLLLDPSERVCYEAILCILGKYDNTERMDERASGWYRLTREILKLPEATSKDKSNKAKRPQPLIKLVMRRLESSFRSFSRPVLHAAARVVQEMGKSRAAAFAMGLEDIDESVHVNAFSDALDDAETNDSSHPEGIRRTSSISAGPGRNETIASLLASLMEVVRTTVACECVYVRGMVVKALIWMQSPHESLDELKSIIASELSDPAWPASLVNDVLLTLHARFKATPDMAVILLEIARIFATKVPGKIDADVLQLLWKTCLVGAGPDGKHTALEAVTIVLDLPPPQPGSMSGLTSIDRVSASDPKSALALQKLVQAAVWFLGENANYAASEYAWESATPPGTALMMLDADKMVAAASSRNPTLAGALTRLQRCAFSGSWEVRIVAIQALTTIAIRSGEPFRLQIYEFLNTLAEGGVQSQLSEMHLSNGEDQGVSGTGLGVLITPMLKVLDEMYQGQDELIKEIRNHDNANKEWKDEELKKLYETHERLLDFVSLFCYIPRAKYLPLGPISAKLIDTYRTKHNITASSGVTDPTVVATGISDLIYESTQPAPAASNSSGLDDDLVNAWAANLGDDGLLGNNAPAMSRVNDFIAGGGTDAPDVDEENVFSRPSVGYDDMWAKTLLETNDQEEDDVRSGSSSPDSTGSVESSISSHFGGMNYPSLFSSKPSSQTTGKSGGSKYQSTYEGYGSPIREEPPPPYSYSEPQSRESFENPMAAGSGSRSYESDDEEPRKSTGTRFGTALYDFTAGGDDELNLTAEEELEIEYEVDGWFYVKKKRPGRDGKMAGLVPVLYVNQS; from the exons ATGGCG gaaTCGTCTGGGAAGACGCTGATGGATCTGATCTCGGCGGATCCAACCCCGGTTCCTGCACAATCTACCTCTTCTTCGTCCGCATCTTCCACGCCGTCTCCCGCTGCCGCATCGGCAGCTTCGAGTATGCACCAGCCAATGTCGACGAAGACGACGCTGGGAGAGAAGAAATCGAAGAGAGCGACGTTGATGCAGATCCAGAGCGATACTATCTCCGTTGCCAAAGCTGCGCTGAATCCTGTTAAGGCCAATATCATGCCTCAAAGGCAGAAACAGAGAAAGAAG CCAGTTTCATATACGCAACTTGCAAGGAGCATTCACGAGTTAGCTGCCACCTTGGATCAG AAAAGTTCCCAGAAGCAACTAGTGAACCATGTCTTCCCTAAGCTTGCTGTGTACAACTCCGTTGATCCTTCTCTGGCCCCATCTCTTCTTATG CTTAATCAGCAATGTGAAGACCGGAATGTGCTACGCTATGTCTATTATTACTTAGCTAGAATATTGTCCGATACGGGCCTGAGTCCAGGGGGTGGTATCCCCACTCCTAACTGGGATGCTCTAGCAGATATTGATGCTGGTGGAGGAGTCACAAGAGCTGATGTTGTACCTCGGATAGTGAATCAGCTAACATCGGAAGCTTCTAATTCTGAAGTTGAAT TTCATGCTCGACGACTGCAAGCTTTAAAAGCTCTGACATATTCACCGTCAGAAAATTCTGAgcttttgtcaaaattgtatgAGATCGTATTTGGCTTGCTTGATAAG GTTGCTGACGTTCCGCATAAACGAAAGAAAGGCGTCTTTGGGACAAAAGGGGGTGATAAGGAG TCGATCATTCGAAGTAACTTGCAATATGCTGCTATGAGTGCACTAAGAAGACTTCCTCTTGATCCAGGAAATCCAGTTTTTCTGCACCGTGCAGCCCAGGG TGTTTCATTTGCTGATCCTGTTGCGGTGAGGCATTCGCTGGAAATTCTAGCTGAATTAGCAGCAAGAGACCCCTATACAGTTGCAATGACAttag AAAAGCTTGCGTCTCCCGCAG GGGCCTTGCAAGATATCCTACATTTGCATGATGTGCTTGCTAGGGTTGCCCTGGCTAGGTTGTGTCACGGTATATCCAGAGCTCGAGCGTTAGATG AGAGGCCTGATATTAGAGCCCAGTTCAACTCAATTCTCTATCAGCTCCTCCTAGATCCAAGCGAAAGGGTATGCTATGAGGCAATTTTGTGCATTCTGGGAAAATACGATAACACCGAAAG GATGGATGAGCGTGCTAGTGGGTGGTACCGCTTGACCAGGGAGATCCTGAAGCTGCCTGAAGCGACATCCAAGGATAAATCTAATAAAGCCAAGCGCCCACAGCCCCTTATTAAGCTTGTAATGAGAAG GTTAGAGAGCTCATTTCGCAGTTTCTCAAGACCTGTACTTCATGCAGCAGCAAGGGTTGTGCAAGAAATGGGAAAGAGCAGGGCTGCAGCGTTTGCTATGGGACTAGAGGACATTGATGAATCAGTTCATGTAAATGCATTTTCTGACGCTCTGGATGATGCTGAAACAAATGACAGTTCTCACCCAGAAG GAATACGGAGAACGTCATCTATTTCCGCAGGGCCTGGTCGCAATGAGACAATCGCAAGTTTACTGGCTTCATTAATGGAGGTGGTTCGAACAACAGTAGCATGTGAGTGTGTGTATGTCCGGGGAATGGTTGTCAAAGCATTGATATGGATGCAAAGTCCGCATGAATCGTTGGATGAATTGAAGTCAATTATTGCCTCGGAGCTTTCCGATCCTGCCTGGCCTGCATCTCTAGTTAATGATGTTTTGCTTACTTTGCATGCCCGTTTTAAG GCAACTCCAGATATGGCTGTTATTCTTCTCGAAATTGCCAGAATTTTTGCTACCAAAGTTCCAGGGAAAATTGACGCTGATGTCTTACAACTGCTCTGGAAG ACATGTCTTGTTGGGGCTGGTCCTGATGGGAAACACACAGCTCTGGAAGCAGTGACGATAGTACTCGACCTACCACCTCCACAGCCGGGATCCATGTCAGGATTGACATCAATTGATAGGGTCTCTGCATCAGATCCAAAGTCGGCTCTGGCGCTGCAGAAATTGGTGCAAGCCGCT GTATGGTTCCTTGGAGAAAATGCAAATTACGCCGCTTCAGAATATGCATGGGAATCGGCAACTCCACCAGGCACTGCACTTATGATGTTGGATGCAGATAAAATGGTTGCTGCTGCCAGTTCTCGCAATCCTACTCTAGCTGGTGCATTAACTCGCCTCCAGAGGTGTGCCTTCAGTGGTAGCTGGGAG GTACGAATTGTTGCAATTCAAGCTCTTACGACGATAGCCATTAGATCTGGTGAACCTTTCAGGCTGCAGATATACGAGTTTTTGAACACTTTGGCTGAGGGTGGTGTACAGTCTCAACTTTCTGAAATGCACCTGAGTAATGGGGAAGACCAAGGAGTTAGTGGTACAGGACTTGGGGTCCTAATAACTCCGATGTTAAAAGTTCTTGATGAAATGTATCAAGGACAAGACGAATTAATCAA GGAAATACGCAATCACGATAATGCAAACAAAGAATGGAAGGACGAGGAGCTGAAAAAGCTCTACGAAACACACGAGAGGCTGCTAGATTTTGTTTCCTTGTTTTGCTATATTCCAAGAGCCAAGTATTTACCCCTGGGTCCGATAAG TGCAAAGCTCATTGACACATACCGCACAAAGCACAATATCACAGCATCTTCTGGGGTGACCGATCCAACTGTTGTTGCTACTGGTATTTCGGACTTAATATATGAGTCCACTCAGCCTGCTCCTGCTGCGTCAAACTCCAGTGGTCTGGATGATGATCTGGTGAATGCTTGGGCTGCAAACCTTGGTGACGATGGACTACTCGGAAACAACGCCCCAGCTATGAGCAGG GTCAATGATTTCATTGCTGGAGGTGGAACAGATGCACCAGATGTTGATGAGGAGAATGTCTTCTCTAGACCTTCAGTTGGGTATGATGACATGTGGGCTAAGACTCTTTTAGAAACTAACGACCAGGAG GAAGATGATGTGAGATCAGGTTCATCTTCTCCAGATTCTACTGGATCAGTGGAAAGCTCTATATCCTCTCATTTTGGTGGTATGAATTACCCATCACTGTTCAGTTCAAAGCCTTCTTCACAAACAACG GGAAAATCGGGTGGAAGCAAGTACCAGTCCACATATGAAGGCTATGGTTCCCCG attagagaagagCCTCCTCCCCCTTACTCATATTCTGAGCCCCAAAGTCGTGAATCGTTTGAGAACCCAATGGCAGCAGGGTCTGGTTCTAGAAGTTACGAATCAGATGATGAAGAACCAAGGAAATCTACTGGTACAAGATTTGGAACAGCGCTCTATGACTTCACCGCAGGAGGAGACGATGAG CTGAACTTGACGGCAGAAGAGGAATTGGAGATAGAATATGAAGTTGATGGCTGGTTTTAC GTAAAGAAGAAGCGGCCTGGGAGAGACGGGAAGATGGCTGGACTTGTACCCGTTCTCTACGTCAATCAATCGTAA
- the LOC106345892 gene encoding 65-kDa microtubule-associated protein 3: MNRRRGLDVAGLPSRKQSMNPCEQLQSPLVRKPFSPLPTTVVASKANIATPQQLLPTPKSNVVNEISAFATPVKNNNSVRNLEEEKMQMMMMQTPKNVGAMILIPSTPATISVPMQTAATPLNNTNARLLQEKAEVVEYSFEERRLAFMLQSESLIHV; the protein is encoded by the exons ATGAACC GAAGAAGAGGGCTTGATGTTGCTGGACTTCCCTCAAGGAAACAGTCAATGAATCCATGTGAACAGCTGCAATCTCCACTAGTGCGCAAACCATTCTCACCTCTTCCTACCACGGTGGTTGCATCAAAGGCTAACATAGCAACGCCGCAGCAACTTCTTCCAACCCCGAAAAGCAACGTAGTGAATGAGATATCGGCATTTGCAACTCCCGTCAAGAACAACAACAGTGTAAGGAActtggaagaagagaagatgcagatgatgatgatgcaaaCACCAAAGAATGTAGGGGCAATGATTCTTATCCCATCTACACCAGCAACAATCTCTGTGCCGATGCAAACTGCAGCAACACCACTCAACAATACCAATGCGAGATTGCTTCAAGAAAAGGCTGAAGTTGTTGAGTACTCCTTTGAGGAACGAAGACTCGCTTTCATGCTACAGTCCGAGTCTTTGATCCACGTCTGA
- the LOC106345890 gene encoding AT-hook motif nuclear-localized protein 4 — MEEREGTSNMITSFGLKQHVAPPPPPSGGGVYQMDPPRSENPNPFPAGLPNTTAAAASASAVAAKATENAAPPFSLTMPVENSSAELAKKKRGRPRKYNPDGSLAVTLSPMPLSSSVPLSTGFASQKRGRGRGRGRGRGRGRVEQPPNNNSWVKNPQMFEFQNSSPVVGAADVVTSASFTPHVLTVNAGEDVTMKIMTFSQQEGSRAICILSANGPISNVTLRQSTTSGGTLTYEGHFEILSLTGSFIPSESGGTRSRAGGMSVSLAGPDGRVFGGGLAGLFIAAGPVQVMVGTFVAGGQEETQQQQQMKKQRGERFGIPTTTQASNISFGGGSAEDPKARYNGPNKPVVIQPPPVSAPPMSFQHEQSTNAAQGYYRNNTADHIRDLFSSLPGEDDEEDEENLEGEDGEDFGVHTESDTEVPS; from the exons ATGGAGGAGAGAGAAGGAACCAGCAACATGATAACCAGTTTTGGTCTGAAACAACATgtagctcctcctcctcctcctagtGGTGGTGGTGTCTACCAAATGGACCCACCACGGTCGGAAAACCCTAACCCTTTTCCGGCGGGACTACCCAACACCACCGCCGCCGCCGCATCTGCCTCCGCCGTGGCGGCTAAAGCTACTGAGAATGCTGCTCCTCCTTTCAGCTTAACAATGCCGGTGGAGAATTCTTCTGCTGAGCtggcgaagaagaagagagggagaCCGAGAAAGTATAACCCCGACGGCTCACTCGCCGTGACTCTTTCTCCGATGCCACTCTCCTCCTCCGTTCCTTTGTCGACGGGGTTTGCTTCTCAGAAACGAGGAAGAGGGCGTgggagaggaagaggacgaggtcGAGGACGCGTGGAGCAGCCTCCCAACAACAACAGTTGGGTCAAGAATCCTCAAATGTTCGAATTCCAAAACAGTTCTCCTG TTGTAGGAGCTGCAGATGTTGTTACTAGTGCAAGTTTTACTCCTCATGTGCTCACAGTAAATGCCGGCGAG GATGTGACGATGAAGATAATGACATTCTCTCAACAAGAAGGCTCTCGTGCTATTTGCATTCTTTCCGCAAACGGTCCCATTTCAAATGTTACACTTCGTCAATCTACCACTTCTGGTGGTACTCTTACTTATGAG GGTCATTTTGAGATTCTTTCTTTGACGGGTTCGTTTATACCAAGCGAGAGTGGAGGAACCCGAAGCAGAGCTGGAGGGATGAGTGTGTCTCTTGCTGGACCTGATGGTCGTGTCTTTGGTGGTGGTCTCGCTGGTCTTTTCATAGCCGCTGGTCCTGTTCAG GTAATGGTAGGGACTTTTGTTGCGGGGGGTCAAGAAGAAacgcagcagcagcagcagatgAAGAAACAAAGAGGAGAAAGATTTGGGATCCCGACTACAACACAAGCTTCTAACATCTCATTCGGTGGTGGCTCAGCTGAAGATCCAAAGGCTAGATACAACGGCCCAAACAAGCCTGTTGTTATTCAGCCACCACCCGTGTCCGCACCACCTATGTCCTTTCAGCATGAGCAGAGTACTAACGCAGCCCAAGGTTACTACAGAAACAACACTGCTGACCATATAAGggatctcttctcttctctcccaGGAGAggatgacgaagaagatgaGGAGAACTTAGAAGGTGAAGATGGTGAAGATTTTGGAGTCCATACTGAATCTGACACCGAGGTTCCAAGTTGA
- the LOC111214567 gene encoding uncharacterized protein LOC111214567 — protein MIDSTLEFVNKTTSNSLFMFLFCNLIIILILLGNPKPGSEDKSNPGSKEPMFIPESVLSSKSMLLSESTTLNSKSGLKKPVLIPESVLSSKPVLVAESVLSSKPGLISDSTLPSNPGLQEPEMISESVLLSSKPAGSDQSLTSKSGLNVISLKPGSDCSEKDEKGRMRKKESLEVENESLEVECVLRRRVEEFIRKVNTQWKSENTNRDYLLY, from the coding sequence ATGATAGATTCTACCTTGGAGTTCGTCAACAAAACCACTTCCAATTCTTTATTCATGTTTCTCTTCTGTAACTTGATCATCATCTTAATCCTCTTGGGAAATCCTAAACCCGGTTCGGAAGATAAATCAAATCCCGGTTCGAAGGAACCCATGTTCATACCTGAATCGGTTCTCTCTTCCAAATCCATGTTGTTATCTGAGTCGACGACTCTCAATTCAAAGTCCGGTTTAAAGAAACCCGTGTTGATACCTGAATCAGTTCTTTCTTCCAAACCCGTGTTAGTAGCTGAATCGGTTCTTTCTTCCAAACCCGGTTTGATCTCTGATTCTACTCTCCCATCAAATCCAGGTTTACAAGAACCGGAAATGATATCTGAGTCGGTTCTTCTCTCCTCCAAACCTGCCGGTTCTGATCAATCGTTGACTTCCAAATCCGGTTTGAATGTAATATCTTTGAAACCCGGTTCAGACTGTTCAGAGAAGGACGAGAAAGGGAGAATGAGGAAGAAAGAGAGCTTGGAAGTAGAGAATGAGAGCTTGGAAGTGGAGTGTGTGCTTCGAAGACGAGTTGAAGAATTTATTCGTAAAGTTAATACTCAATGGAAATCAGAGAACACCAACAGAGATTATCTCTTATACTAA
- the LOC106345889 gene encoding hypersensitive-induced response protein 4 — protein MGNTNCIVGGCIDQASVGVVERWGRFEHIAEPGCHFFNPLAGQWLAGVLSTRINSLDVKIETKTKDNVFVQLICSIQYRVVKTNADDAFYELQNPREQIQAYVFDVVRALVPMMTLDALFEQKGEVAKSVLEELEKVMGAYGYSIEHILMVDIIPDPSVRKAMNEINAAQRLQLASVYKGEAEKILQVKRAEAEAEAKYLGGVGVARQRQAITDGLRENIMNFSSKVEGTSSKDIMDLIMITQYFDTMRDLGSSSKNTTVFLPHGPGHVRDISDQIRNGLMEANSARVSDEV, from the exons ATGGGGAATACGAATTGCATCGTCGGAGGTTGCATAGATCAAGCGAGCGTTGGTGTGGTAGAACGCTGGGGCCGATTCGAGCACATAGCCGAGCCTGGTTGCCACTTCTTCAACCCTCTCGCGGGTCAGTGGCTCGCCGGAGTCCTCTCCACCAGGATCAACTCTCTCGACGTCAAAATCGAGACCAAAACCAAG GATAATGTGTTTGTGCAGCTGATTTGCTCGATTCAGTATCGTGTGGTGAAAACTAATGCTGATGATGCGTTTTACGAGCTTCAGAACCCGAGAGAGCAGATCCAAGCTTACGTTTTTGATG TGGTTAGAGCTTTGGTTCCGATGATGACGCTGGATGCTCTTTTTGAACAAAAGGGAGAAGTAGCCAAGTCTGTTCTTGAAGAACTCGAGAAG GTGATGGGGGCTTATGGATACAGCATTGAGCACATTCTTATGGTTGACATCATCCCTGATCCTTCTGTGCGCAAGGCCATGAATGAAATCAATGCAG CACAAAGGCTCCAGCTCGCAAGTGTTTACAAAGGAGAAGCAGAGAAGATTCTCCAAGTGAAGAGAGCCGAAGCAGAGGCGGAAGCCAAGTACTTAGGCGGTGTGGGTGTTGCTAGACAGAGGCAAGCAATCACGGACGGGTTGAGGGAGAACATAATGAACTTCTCTAGCAAAGTAGAAGGCACGTCATCCAAAGATATCATGGACTTGATCATGATCACACAGTACTTTGACACCATGAGAGATCTTGGAAGCTCGTCTAAGAACACAACCGTGTTTCTGCCTCACGGTCCGGGACACGTTAGGGATATCAGCGACCAGATTCGTAACGGTTTGATGGAGGCGAATAGTGCTCGTGTCAGCGACGAAGTGTAA
- the LOC106345888 gene encoding 40S ribosomal protein S20-1-like, translating into MAYAPPMKQGKTGFEEPQEQIHKIRITLSSKNVKNLEKVCTDLVRGAKDKRLRVKGPVRMPTKVLKITTRKAPCGEGTNTWDRFELRVHKRVIDLFSSPDVVKQITSITIEPGVEVEVTIADS; encoded by the exons ATGGCTTACGCACCACCAATGAAGCAAGGAAAGACTGGATTTGAGGAGCCCCAAGAGCAGATTCACAAGATCAGAATCACTCTCTCCTCCAAGAACGTCAAAAACCTTGAGAAGG TGTGCACTGATTTGGTCCGTGGAGCGAAAGACAAGAGATTGAGAGTGAAAGGACCAGTGAGGATGCCAACTAAAGTTCTCAAGATTACCACAAGGAAAGCTCCTTGTGGTGAAG GAACCAACACATGGGACAGGTTTGAGCTCCGTGTACACAAGCGTGTGATCGATCTCTTCAGCTCTCCTGATGTTGTGAAGCAGATCACTTCCATCACCATTGAGCCTGGTGTTGAGGTCGAGGTCACCATCGCTGATTCTTAG
- the LOC106345887 gene encoding protein LPA2, with product MALQIQSSCSFPARPYHLHHLYASINPRFSIKCQNSQIETETTEDPSQPRKPSSSGVGFGPPAPSSSPAKKGKGKKEVIRRSPVEKPVFISEEGAAKAEELRRNENAFLLAWLGLGGVILVQGLLLAASGFLPEELDKLFVKYVYPVFTPSVGLFVAGTTAYGVLKYLQNEKLKDQN from the exons ATGGCGCTACAAATCCAATCTTCGTGTTCCTTCCCCGCGAGACCCTATCATCTCCACCACCTCTACGCGAGCATAAACCCTAGATTCTCAATCAAATGTCAGAATTCCCAAATCGAAACCGAGACGACAGAGGATCCGTCACAACCCAGGAAACCGAGCTCCTCCGGGGTTGGATTCGGGCCGCCGGCTCCTTCGTCTTCTCCGGCTAAGAAAGGGAAAGGGAAGAAAGAGGTGATCAGGCGCTCTCCTGTGGAGAAGCCTGTGTTCATCAGTGAGGAAGGAGCGGCCAAGGCGGAGGAGCTGAGacggaacgagaatgcttttcttcttgcttggcttggccttggtggCGTCATCCTCGTCCAAGGCCTTCTTCTAGCTGCTTCAG GCTTTCTTCCGGAAGAGTTGGATAAGTTGTTTGTGAAGTATGTGTATCCGGTGTTTACTCCTTCGGTTGGATTATTCGTGGCTGGAACAACTGCATATGGAGTTCTCAAGTACTTACAAAATGAGAAACTGAAGGATCAAAATTGA